Genomic DNA from Bacteroidales bacterium:
AGAGTGCTTTGCTTGATAGTATTATGTTAATTAATGATAACGAAGCAAATAATGTTTTATTAGGAGCTGCGGACGAAATCACAGATTTAACTCATACAATAAAAGACAAGTTAAATATTTTTAAAAAGGAACCTGTAAATAATCTAAAATTACTTAAATATAATAGTAGTGGTAGTATTGAAGGCGAAGGTGCAGCTTTTTTTGTTTTAGGAAATAAGAAAAACTCTAATTATTATGCAATATTAAAAAATATATCTTTCCTGAATAGTTCCGGTAATCGAAAAGAAATTGAAAAACATATAACAACTTTTGTAGATTCAAATTTTAATTCGTTTGATAATTTAGACCTTGTAATATCCGGCTATAATGGTGATAATGAATACGATAAGATATATTATGAATTAGCAAAATCAATTTTTGCAAATAAAAAACAAAGCTATTACAAACATTTATGTGGTGAATATATGACATCCTCATCGTTTGCTATGTGGTTGGCTGCACAAATTGCCAAAACAGGAAATATACCTGATGAAATATGTTTAAATTCAAGTAATTTAAAGAAACCAAAAAACATTCTGATACATAATCATCATAAAAACAAATTGCATACTTTTATTTTGTTATCAAGATAATAAGATACTTCGGTATTTTTTATGGATATGACATTTTTGTATATATTTGTTTATCTATAAAATTACCCATTAATTTAACCGAAGAATCTTAATGTTTAAGTATAAAACAATAAATATTATTCTAATATCATTAATAATTGTATTAATAATATTGTATATAAAATATGATACTTCATTACTATTTATTGTTGGTGTAATAATTTT
This window encodes:
- a CDS encoding beta-ketoacyl synthase chain length factor gives rise to the protein MDIFINGISAISPQNTIDNSSFLKEIKEYNKNQLNCIEPNYKEYLKPILARRMSRILKMSNVAAQISLKDACLIKPDAINTATGLGCMADTEKFLSSIINNDEKLLTPTSFIQSTHNTIGGQIALMLKVHGHNFTYVNGNSSFESALLDSIMLINDNEANNVLLGAADEITDLTHTIKDKLNIFKKEPVNNLKLLKYNSSGSIEGEGAAFFVLGNKKNSNYYAILKNISFLNSSGNRKEIEKHITTFVDSNFNSFDNLDLVISGYNGDNEYDKIYYELAKSIFANKKQSYYKHLCGEYMTSSSFAMWLAAQIAKTGNIPDEICLNSSNLKKPKNILIHNHHKNKLHTFILLSR